In Arthrobacter sp. QXT-31, one genomic interval encodes:
- a CDS encoding radical SAM protein — protein MNTSPFSSRQTLPGPGQPLRGDRIHRYVTAFCPYCHEANPPLAQVRRLSGVLLVRDDRVWLERGCPDHGLVRTLYDESPEILRYLEKWQAPTKQHIPDQAGNYRQIPEAYAYGLPAMQTQHTCLLLQDVIEHCNLRCPTCFTASGPQLQGVAPLSEILANIDARLARENGRLDVLMLSGGEPTLYPQLAELLDELVTRPIVRIMVNSNGMLIATDDELLALLARHRDRVEVYLQYDGPSKEASIHHRGGDLTRFKDMAIARLSEAGVFTTLTMTAALGVNDGEVGAVVMRALETPFVGGVALQPVFESGRGHGIDPTDRLTHTGVLERLAEQTGGVVSWHDLTALPCSHPHCASVGYMLKDDAGVWRSLTALIGHDQLLAWLELNPDSIANRIADSAIPLELRTLMKSSLLDLLSEQASLSHPRTMDLWKNICTQCDLGIGTLTTLAAGKLPGQQQRLRRLLGERITRIMVKPFMDMSTMIEERLTQCCVHVGTKSDAGDHQCAPFCAVQAWPALARQRMSTATGRELLPVRQV, from the coding sequence ATGAACACGTCACCGTTCTCTTCCCGGCAGACGCTGCCCGGCCCCGGCCAGCCGCTGCGCGGAGACCGCATCCACCGGTACGTCACAGCCTTCTGTCCCTACTGCCACGAGGCAAATCCCCCGCTCGCGCAGGTGCGGCGCCTCTCCGGCGTACTGCTGGTCCGCGATGACCGGGTCTGGCTCGAACGCGGCTGTCCGGACCACGGGCTCGTCCGGACGCTTTACGACGAGTCACCGGAAATCCTGCGCTACCTGGAGAAGTGGCAGGCCCCCACCAAGCAGCACATCCCGGACCAGGCCGGCAATTACCGCCAAATACCGGAAGCCTACGCCTACGGGCTGCCCGCGATGCAGACGCAGCACACGTGCCTCCTGCTGCAGGACGTCATCGAGCACTGCAACCTCCGCTGCCCCACCTGCTTCACCGCCTCCGGTCCCCAGCTGCAGGGAGTCGCGCCGCTCAGCGAGATCCTGGCGAATATCGACGCCAGGCTTGCCCGCGAAAACGGGCGGCTGGACGTGCTGATGCTCTCCGGCGGCGAGCCGACGCTCTATCCGCAGCTGGCCGAACTGCTGGATGAACTCGTCACCCGGCCGATCGTCCGGATCATGGTGAACAGCAACGGCATGCTCATAGCCACCGACGACGAACTCCTCGCCCTGCTGGCCAGGCACCGGGACCGCGTGGAGGTGTACCTCCAATACGACGGCCCGTCCAAAGAAGCATCCATCCACCACCGGGGCGGAGACCTTACCCGTTTCAAGGACATGGCCATCGCCCGCCTGTCCGAGGCGGGCGTTTTCACCACCCTGACCATGACAGCGGCACTCGGCGTCAACGACGGTGAGGTGGGCGCCGTCGTCATGAGGGCATTGGAAACCCCGTTCGTGGGTGGGGTTGCGCTGCAGCCGGTGTTCGAGTCAGGGAGGGGCCACGGCATTGATCCCACCGACAGGCTCACCCACACAGGCGTGCTGGAACGGCTCGCGGAGCAAACCGGAGGGGTGGTCTCATGGCACGACCTGACAGCACTCCCCTGCTCCCATCCGCATTGCGCGTCCGTGGGCTACATGCTGAAGGACGACGCCGGGGTCTGGCGTTCGCTGACTGCCCTCATCGGGCACGACCAGTTGCTCGCCTGGCTGGAACTAAATCCCGACAGCATCGCCAACCGCATTGCCGACAGCGCGATCCCGCTCGAGCTGCGCACCCTCATGAAGTCCTCCCTGCTGGACCTGCTCAGCGAGCAGGCCTCGCTGTCCCACCCGCGGACAATGGACCTTTGGAAGAACATCTGCACCCAGTGCGACCTCGGCATCGGCACGCTCACCACACTGGCTGCCGGCAAGCTGCCGGGGCAGCAGCAGCGGCTGCGCAGGCTCCTCGGCGAACGGATCACCCGCATCATGGTCAAGCCCTTCATGGACATGTCCACGATGATCGAGGAACGGCTCACCCAATGTTGCGTCCACGTAGGCACAAAGAGCGAC
- a CDS encoding prolipoprotein diacylglyceryl transferase → MIGLPFAGDGLVHAALLGLGILAALLFYAYEKRRRGLSDPRLWPIAGFAIAFGAIGSRILTWDVSRQVSLADWWGNGDRSILAGLVGAWLGVHLGKRLTGYRESTGDLLAPAVALALVMGRVGCLLTELPGTPTGGAWGISLTPGQAAMLGGVPETGLHPSFAYEIVFHVAAFALMWRYRDRLPRPGDLFICYVTSYALFRFGVEFVRGNEVLWLGMSRPQWFLLMILPLLFWRMLRVFGGPLRPKVEGRAA, encoded by the coding sequence ATGATCGGGCTTCCCTTTGCGGGAGACGGACTGGTGCACGCTGCCTTGTTAGGGCTGGGGATCCTCGCAGCTCTGCTGTTCTACGCCTATGAAAAGCGCCGGCGCGGCCTGTCGGACCCCCGGTTGTGGCCCATTGCAGGTTTCGCGATCGCCTTCGGGGCCATCGGTTCACGGATCCTCACATGGGATGTTTCCCGGCAGGTCTCCCTGGCGGACTGGTGGGGCAACGGCGACCGCAGCATCCTCGCGGGGCTTGTGGGCGCATGGTTAGGCGTCCATCTGGGTAAACGACTGACGGGTTACCGCGAATCCACCGGTGATCTGCTTGCACCGGCGGTCGCCTTGGCGCTGGTCATGGGTCGGGTGGGCTGTCTCCTCACGGAATTGCCCGGCACCCCGACCGGGGGCGCATGGGGGATATCGCTCACGCCCGGCCAGGCTGCGATGTTGGGTGGAGTTCCAGAGACAGGGCTCCACCCTTCCTTTGCCTATGAAATCGTCTTCCACGTGGCTGCATTCGCGCTCATGTGGCGTTATCGGGACCGCCTGCCCCGTCCTGGCGACCTCTTCATCTGCTACGTGACTTCCTACGCATTGTTCCGGTTCGGCGTCGAATTTGTCCGCGGCAATGAAGTGCTGTGGCTGGGGATGAGCCGTCCCCAATGGTTCCTTTTGATGATTCTCCCCCTGCTGTTCTGGCGGATGCTGCGGGTATTCGGGGGACCACTCCGCCCGAAGGTGGAAGGAAGAGCGGCATGA
- a CDS encoding TetR/AcrR family transcriptional regulator: MRNLREEIIAASEHAFDRHGFTATGMDALTQAAEVSTRTLYKYVGNKNALIAAVLESRSEKFFNSISATTVDGLFEDLDRWIQLEGARGCLFFRAQGEGAATVPEVADVISSYRRKLRELIDRLVRAEISRQDPTLVGQVLVLFEGAVTAASYLGEEAVSAGRAAAKTLMERAR, from the coding sequence ATGCGGAACTTGAGGGAAGAAATCATTGCTGCGTCGGAGCATGCCTTCGACCGTCACGGGTTCACGGCGACAGGGATGGACGCGTTGACGCAGGCCGCCGAGGTTTCCACCCGGACGCTGTACAAGTATGTGGGGAATAAGAATGCGCTGATCGCGGCCGTCCTGGAGTCCCGCAGCGAGAAATTTTTCAACAGCATCAGCGCCACCACCGTGGATGGGTTGTTCGAGGATCTGGATCGCTGGATCCAGCTTGAGGGGGCCAGGGGGTGTCTCTTTTTCCGGGCCCAGGGCGAGGGGGCGGCCACCGTGCCGGAAGTGGCCGACGTTATTTCCTCGTACCGCCGGAAACTGCGCGAACTCATCGACCGGCTAGTGCGTGCAGAAATATCCAGGCAGGACCCCACGCTTGTCGGGCAGGTCCTGGTTCTCTTCGAAGGCGCTGTCACTGCCGCCTCATATCTGGGCGAAGAGGCCGTCAGTGCGGGACGGGCAGCAGCCAAAACCCTGATGGAACGCGCCCGGTAA
- a CDS encoding NAD(P)H-dependent oxidoreductase: MHLLTVFSHPVAGTYPSAVLEAFHRPFKEAGHTIDTLDLHAEDFDPRFTRDDHAHFWGGPIPEGIADMHRRVEAADRLAFVYPVYWWGMPAMMKGWIERVFTGGWAYQFGAGVEDRGTEDIAASMLPGVPTTLIGIAGSTKRAYDKYGYSDAMRTQLDVGTFAYCGITDVESHLIYDVEGNHNAPNRDAGLTQAEQIARAFISPDRVARNAKEEHLNGRLAAAR; encoded by the coding sequence ATGCACCTGCTTACCGTGTTTTCACACCCCGTCGCCGGAACCTACCCGTCGGCTGTCCTGGAGGCCTTCCACCGCCCCTTCAAGGAAGCCGGACATACCATCGACACGCTGGACCTGCATGCCGAGGACTTTGATCCCCGCTTCACACGGGATGACCATGCCCACTTCTGGGGCGGACCCATCCCCGAGGGCATCGCTGATATGCACCGCCGCGTGGAAGCAGCCGACCGGCTCGCCTTCGTCTATCCGGTCTATTGGTGGGGCATGCCGGCGATGATGAAGGGCTGGATCGAACGGGTCTTCACCGGCGGCTGGGCCTACCAGTTCGGCGCAGGTGTCGAAGACCGCGGGACCGAGGACATTGCCGCCTCCATGCTGCCAGGTGTCCCGACCACCCTGATCGGTATCGCTGGCTCGACCAAGCGCGCCTATGACAAATACGGCTACAGCGACGCCATGCGGACCCAACTCGATGTGGGCACCTTCGCCTACTGCGGGATCACCGACGTGGAAAGCCATCTGATCTACGACGTCGAAGGCAACCACAACGCACCCAACCGCGACGCGGGACTGACCCAGGCGGAGCAGATCGCCCGGGCATTCATCTCACCTGACCGGGTGGCACGCAATGCGAAGGAAGAACATCTGAACGGCCGCCTCGCCGCAGCGCGCTAA
- a CDS encoding IclR family transcriptional regulator, protein MGDTAAERVAALLLAFENPGQAGGEHSVSELARAVGRERSQVSRMLKALSRSGLVEQDPDRRTYRLGWNFRILSTGAGNYPLVQAARPALQALVAKTGEVALLSVQEGNRSLTVLREESQQSLQAGGWVGRRSPMHCTASGRALMFDFDDEHIETLTSDDMEIPTSAPGAPKNVAALLQRVHLERTRGYSIASEEVEIGLTSIGTPVRDRMGHIAGVLNVSAPTSRIINRTDSIGQLLMTASKAITQNLGSRRI, encoded by the coding sequence ATGGGCGATACCGCAGCGGAACGGGTAGCCGCGCTGCTTCTGGCATTCGAAAACCCGGGACAGGCAGGAGGGGAACACTCAGTCAGCGAACTTGCCAGGGCAGTGGGCAGAGAGCGCAGCCAGGTTTCACGAATGCTGAAGGCGCTCTCACGAAGCGGCCTTGTCGAACAGGACCCGGACCGGCGCACCTATCGATTGGGATGGAACTTCCGAATCTTGTCCACCGGTGCAGGCAACTATCCGCTCGTGCAGGCCGCCAGACCCGCGCTGCAGGCCCTAGTGGCCAAGACCGGGGAAGTGGCCCTTTTGTCCGTTCAGGAAGGCAACCGGTCACTCACGGTGCTGCGTGAAGAATCGCAGCAATCCCTCCAGGCCGGCGGCTGGGTCGGAAGACGCTCCCCCATGCACTGCACCGCGTCGGGTAGGGCACTGATGTTCGACTTCGACGACGAACACATCGAAACGCTCACGTCTGACGACATGGAAATTCCTACGTCGGCCCCCGGTGCGCCGAAGAACGTGGCTGCGCTCCTGCAGAGGGTCCACCTCGAGCGAACCAGGGGCTACTCCATCGCGTCCGAAGAGGTTGAGATCGGGCTCACCTCCATTGGAACACCGGTTCGTGATCGCATGGGCCACATAGCGGGCGTGCTGAATGTCTCAGCACCCACATCCCGGATCATCAACCGAACGGATTCAATCGGACAACTGCTCATGACGGCATCGAAGGCAATTACCCAGAACCTCGGATCACGCAGAATCTAA
- a CDS encoding lyase family protein: MTVLQTQTSNGQVLYGKQSQLAVDNFGTSGRTVADVPAFVRNYALVKASAARSNAKLGVLAQHVAEAIETACGEIISGEHSSQFPTALVLGGGGTTTNMNFNEVIAARATQIAGEPVHANDHVNASQSTNDTYPTAMALTIRELSEKPLEALTALAQAFDDKATEYDTTQRLGRTCLQDAVVLSVGQTHRSHATAIRRVAEGLRTATAELDSIPIGATVLGTGIGAPEGYRELCLQDLSNATGRQLTGSEDLVDALAHLDPYAAIASAGARAAITMAKIAADLRFLSSGPGGGISEVTLPAVQAGSSIMPGKINPVIPEFVMQLSYRIRGAAHTVECAVAAGELELNIMEPVIVDSILNIFEDLTASATTFARKCIKDLTWDGRRLHENINAGFDRWVVMAAEHGYDATTQEVKKARSAGTEATR; the protein is encoded by the coding sequence ATGACGGTCCTTCAGACACAGACGTCCAACGGCCAAGTCCTGTACGGCAAGCAGTCCCAACTCGCCGTGGACAATTTCGGCACTTCCGGCCGCACGGTTGCCGATGTGCCGGCCTTTGTCCGGAACTATGCATTGGTGAAAGCCTCAGCTGCGCGGTCCAACGCCAAGCTCGGCGTCCTTGCACAGCACGTGGCGGAAGCAATTGAAACTGCGTGTGGTGAGATTATCTCGGGCGAGCACTCATCCCAGTTCCCCACTGCCCTCGTACTCGGCGGAGGTGGCACCACGACGAACATGAACTTCAATGAAGTCATCGCTGCCCGGGCCACACAGATCGCCGGTGAGCCTGTCCATGCCAACGATCACGTCAATGCCTCCCAGTCGACCAACGACACCTACCCCACAGCCATGGCGTTGACCATCCGGGAACTCTCGGAAAAGCCGCTGGAAGCTCTCACCGCTCTTGCCCAGGCCTTTGATGACAAGGCTACAGAGTACGACACGACCCAGCGTCTCGGCCGGACGTGCCTTCAGGATGCGGTCGTCCTTTCGGTGGGACAGACACACCGGTCCCATGCCACGGCTATCCGCCGGGTTGCGGAGGGGCTCCGGACCGCAACAGCCGAGCTGGATTCGATTCCGATCGGGGCCACGGTCCTGGGAACCGGCATCGGCGCACCCGAGGGCTACCGCGAGCTCTGCCTGCAGGACCTGAGCAACGCCACGGGGCGGCAGCTCACGGGATCAGAGGATTTGGTGGACGCCCTCGCGCATCTCGACCCGTACGCGGCGATCGCCTCCGCAGGTGCCCGCGCGGCGATCACGATGGCAAAAATCGCTGCAGACTTGCGGTTCCTTTCCTCCGGTCCCGGTGGAGGAATCAGCGAAGTCACCCTCCCGGCAGTCCAGGCAGGCTCATCGATCATGCCCGGCAAGATCAACCCGGTCATTCCGGAATTCGTCATGCAGCTCAGCTACCGTATCCGCGGGGCTGCCCACACCGTCGAGTGCGCTGTCGCCGCCGGCGAACTTGAGCTGAACATCATGGAACCAGTCATCGTCGACTCCATCCTGAACATCTTCGAAGACCTCACCGCTAGCGCGACCACTTTCGCCCGCAAATGCATCAAGGACCTGACCTGGGACGGCCGCCGGCTCCACGAAAACATCAACGCAGGGTTTGACAGGTGGGTCGTGATGGCCGCCGAACACGGCTACGACGCCACTACCCAGGAAGTCAAGAAGGCCCGCTCTGCCGGAACGGAGGCAACCCGATGA
- a CDS encoding MFS transporter, with protein MSTATASTKYEDIPLNRFHARVAIAGSGGQFSDGFVLGIIGIVLASAKQDLQLTPLLTGLLGAATLSGLFLGAVITGPIADRIGRSPIFRFDMLLIACLSVSQFFIQEAWQLLAIRLVIGLVLGADYVVSKTLVTEHAPRHFRGKLLSMLAVAWAAGYVFAYLVGFLLSGVGDEPWRFMLIASAIPELIVFAFRVGIPESPLWLLLKGKTKEAAAIVARVAGPNVEMPAVPAAAARKQSRYGELFNRAYRRRTIVGVVFYVCQVIPYFALGTFAPQIMAALGVTNSLAAGATYNIFLLTGAIVGMIIVDRLSRRLFLIGSFFIGAALLAALVILSPSSTLLAVILFAAFALVLAAAANLEFIYPPELFPTEIRASGLGIVTAGSRIGSAASTFLLPLVLAGLGINVALFSCVAVLLIGGLVCWLWAPETRRESLVTLDRAASTTHQTEHVR; from the coding sequence ATGAGCACTGCAACTGCATCAACCAAGTACGAGGACATCCCCCTCAACCGCTTCCACGCCCGTGTTGCCATTGCAGGCTCCGGCGGCCAGTTCAGCGACGGCTTCGTCCTGGGCATCATCGGCATCGTGCTCGCCTCCGCCAAGCAGGATCTGCAGCTCACTCCGCTCCTGACAGGACTCCTGGGTGCAGCCACCCTTTCCGGTCTCTTCCTCGGAGCCGTCATCACCGGGCCCATCGCGGACCGGATCGGACGCAGCCCCATCTTCCGCTTCGACATGCTCCTGATTGCGTGCCTGTCAGTCTCGCAGTTCTTCATCCAGGAAGCCTGGCAACTCCTCGCCATCCGGCTCGTCATCGGACTGGTACTGGGCGCGGACTACGTCGTCAGCAAAACTTTGGTCACCGAACACGCACCGCGCCACTTCCGCGGCAAGCTCCTCAGCATGCTCGCCGTCGCGTGGGCCGCCGGTTACGTCTTCGCCTACCTGGTCGGGTTCCTCCTCTCCGGTGTGGGAGATGAGCCGTGGCGCTTCATGCTGATCGCCAGCGCGATCCCCGAACTCATCGTCTTCGCCTTCCGGGTCGGCATCCCCGAGTCCCCGCTCTGGCTGCTGCTCAAAGGCAAGACAAAAGAGGCAGCCGCGATCGTTGCCCGCGTCGCGGGCCCCAACGTGGAAATGCCCGCCGTTCCGGCAGCCGCGGCCAGGAAGCAGTCCCGGTACGGGGAGCTCTTCAACCGCGCGTACCGTCGCCGCACGATCGTCGGGGTGGTCTTCTACGTCTGCCAGGTCATCCCCTACTTCGCACTTGGCACCTTCGCGCCGCAGATCATGGCAGCCCTCGGGGTCACCAACAGCCTCGCCGCCGGTGCCACCTACAACATCTTCCTGCTCACCGGCGCCATCGTCGGCATGATCATCGTCGACCGCCTTTCACGCCGGCTGTTCCTGATCGGGAGCTTCTTCATCGGGGCTGCCCTCTTGGCGGCTCTCGTCATCCTGTCCCCGTCCAGCACCCTGCTGGCAGTGATCCTGTTCGCGGCCTTCGCACTCGTCCTCGCCGCTGCAGCGAACCTCGAGTTCATCTACCCGCCCGAGCTCTTCCCCACCGAGATCCGCGCATCCGGCCTGGGCATCGTCACCGCCGGCAGCCGCATAGGCTCCGCCGCCAGCACGTTCCTGCTGCCCCTGGTTCTCGCAGGACTCGGCATCAACGTGGCGCTCTTCTCCTGCGTAGCGGTGCTGCTCATCGGCGGGCTCGTCTGCTGGCTCTGGGCGCCGGAAACCCGCCGGGAATCCCTCGTCACACTCGACAGGGCCGCCAGCACAACCCATCAGACCGAACACGTGCGGTGA
- a CDS encoding heavy-metal-associated domain-containing protein, whose amino-acid sequence MEADMLDIENRAQLPLTSAGAGCGCCSSESSSAPVTSGAVEFTVEGLTCGHCVQRVEKAVAAIEGVEAATVELVPGGRSRLIIGGRATRAAVRGAVTSAGYTLSND is encoded by the coding sequence ATGGAAGCTGACATGCTTGATATTGAAAACCGTGCCCAATTGCCCCTCACCTCTGCAGGTGCGGGATGTGGCTGCTGCTCATCCGAATCCTCATCCGCACCCGTCACGTCCGGCGCTGTGGAGTTCACTGTTGAGGGCCTGACCTGCGGGCATTGTGTCCAGCGAGTTGAGAAGGCCGTCGCGGCAATCGAAGGCGTGGAAGCGGCTACTGTCGAACTCGTACCCGGGGGCCGTTCACGACTGATTATCGGCGGTCGAGCCACCCGAGCCGCTGTCCGTGGGGCCGTAACCTCCGCCGGTTACACCCTCAGCAACGACTAA
- a CDS encoding CBM96 family carbohydrate-binding protein, whose protein sequence is MATDTRANTHHDVLWDGTTLYVASYRFVNDGLPAEPNFPTTMRRYSYNPTQKTYSLLGSSNINNHRVETLTIDKDSTGRLWATWQQGNRIYLNVTGTDGATWGTPFPHPASLSNVSVDDTSAVIAFGPGKMGVMWSRQVGDASDGMYWSSHVDGASNTSWTAPAAAVTGARSGDDHMNLKWLDSSGGRVFAAIKTSFTSASQPLIQLLALNTATSSWSAHTIANVSECPNRVIVLIDESTQRLRTFATYPKPSGTTNAGVCTSSGGAIYEKSTPLDNISFTTTKTDRIVDADQYVHNVTSTKQNLNSTARGTANSGLLVLADVNATSRYWHYYDPTGGAGGGGTADTTAPTVTATSPAAGATGVAATANVTGTFSEAMNSTTLTSDTFTLKTGTTTVPANVTYNSADRVATLNPDADLAADTTYTATIKGGASGVKDAAGNALAADRTWTFTTAAAAGGGTSETVTLSATADSYVSSGATGTNFGTSTTLGVDGSPVEASYFKFDLSAYAGRTLENATLQLRSAGSGSTGTQNVKVVASDTWTETAITYANRPAMGTSIGRLGPTTTNTNYSVPLTLSGLTGELGQQLSLGMDSTSGDGLDLNSKEAGTTAAPKLVLTLSGAGGVGGGGDAGDTTAPTVTATSPAAGATGVAVAVNATGSFSEPMDAATLTSDTFTLRTGTTTVPAAVTYNSADRVATLNPDADLTAGTTYTATIKSGTAGVKDAAGNALATDRTWQFTTAAAAGGGTAETVTLTATADSYVSSGATGTNFGTSTTLGVDGSPVEASYFKFDLSAYAGRTLENATLQLRSAGSGSTGTQNVKVVASDTWTETAITYANRPAMGTSIGRLGPTTTNTNYTVPLTVSGLTGELGQQLSLGLDATSGDGLDLNSKEAGSTAAPKLVLTLSGAGTTSDTGGGDTTAPTVTATSPAAETTGVAMTANVTGTFSEAMDTATLTSDTFALRTGTTTVPAEVTYNSTDRVATLNPDADLTAGTTYTATIKSGTAGVKDAAGNALATDRTWQFTTAAAAGGGTAETVTLTATADSYVSSGATGTNNGTSTLLGVDNSPVEVTYLKFDLSAYAGRTLESATLQLRSAGSGSTGTQNVKLVTTDTWTETGITYTNRPALGTSIGRLGPTTTNTNYNIPLTIAGLTGELGQQLSLGLDANSSDGLDLNSKESSTTAAPKLVLTLR, encoded by the coding sequence GTGGCGACAGACACTCGGGCGAACACCCATCATGACGTTTTGTGGGACGGGACGACGTTGTACGTGGCGAGCTACCGGTTCGTCAACGACGGCCTGCCCGCGGAGCCGAATTTCCCGACGACGATGCGGCGTTACAGCTACAACCCGACCCAGAAGACCTACTCGTTGCTGGGCTCTTCAAACATCAACAACCACCGCGTCGAAACCCTGACGATCGACAAGGACTCGACCGGCCGGCTCTGGGCGACGTGGCAGCAGGGCAACCGGATCTATTTGAACGTCACCGGCACCGACGGCGCGACCTGGGGGACGCCATTCCCGCACCCTGCATCGTTAAGCAACGTGTCGGTGGACGACACCTCCGCAGTGATCGCGTTCGGCCCCGGCAAGATGGGCGTGATGTGGAGCCGCCAGGTCGGGGATGCCAGCGACGGCATGTACTGGAGCTCCCACGTGGATGGAGCATCGAACACCTCCTGGACTGCGCCGGCCGCGGCGGTGACGGGGGCTCGCAGCGGTGATGACCATATGAACCTGAAGTGGCTGGACTCCTCGGGTGGGCGGGTGTTCGCCGCCATCAAGACGTCGTTCACGTCCGCATCCCAGCCGCTGATCCAGCTGCTGGCACTGAATACTGCGACATCCTCGTGGTCGGCGCACACGATCGCTAACGTGTCGGAGTGCCCCAACCGGGTGATCGTCCTGATTGACGAGAGCACGCAAAGGCTGCGGACCTTCGCTACCTACCCGAAACCGTCCGGCACGACGAACGCCGGCGTCTGCACCAGCTCGGGAGGCGCGATCTACGAAAAGTCCACGCCCCTGGACAACATCAGCTTCACCACCACGAAGACGGACCGCATCGTGGATGCCGACCAGTACGTCCACAACGTGACCTCGACCAAGCAGAACCTCAACAGCACCGCACGGGGCACCGCCAACAGCGGCCTCCTGGTACTCGCCGACGTGAACGCCACCAGCCGGTACTGGCACTACTACGACCCCACCGGCGGCGCCGGCGGCGGCGGCACGGCGGATACGACGGCGCCGACGGTGACGGCCACGTCGCCGGCCGCCGGTGCGACCGGTGTGGCGGCGACGGCGAATGTGACGGGAACGTTCTCCGAAGCGATGAACTCCACGACGCTCACCTCGGACACGTTCACGCTGAAGACAGGGACGACGACGGTGCCGGCCAATGTGACCTACAACAGCGCGGACAGGGTCGCGACTCTCAACCCCGACGCCGATCTGGCTGCCGATACGACCTACACGGCCACGATCAAGGGCGGCGCTAGCGGGGTAAAGGACGCCGCCGGCAACGCCCTGGCCGCGGACAGGACCTGGACATTCACCACCGCTGCTGCCGCCGGCGGAGGCACGTCCGAAACCGTGACGCTCAGCGCCACCGCGGACAGCTACGTGTCCAGCGGGGCAACAGGGACGAACTTCGGTACAAGCACCACACTGGGTGTCGACGGCAGCCCGGTGGAAGCCAGCTACTTCAAGTTCGACCTCTCGGCCTACGCGGGCAGGACCCTGGAGAACGCGACACTGCAGCTGCGCAGCGCCGGGAGCGGATCCACGGGTACCCAGAATGTGAAGGTGGTGGCCAGTGACACCTGGACGGAGACCGCGATCACCTATGCCAACCGTCCGGCGATGGGCACCAGCATCGGCAGGCTCGGCCCGACAACCACCAACACCAACTACAGCGTTCCCCTGACCCTCAGCGGCCTGACCGGTGAACTCGGCCAGCAGCTCTCCCTCGGTATGGATTCCACCAGTGGCGACGGCCTGGACCTCAACTCCAAGGAAGCCGGCACCACAGCCGCCCCCAAGCTTGTGCTCACACTCAGCGGCGCCGGTGGCGTCGGCGGAGGCGGCGATGCTGGTGATACCACGGCTCCTACCGTGACAGCCACGTCGCCGGCTGCCGGTGCAACCGGCGTCGCGGTGGCGGTGAATGCGACCGGGTCCTTCTCGGAACCGATGGACGCCGCAACGCTCACCTCGGACACGTTCACACTGAGGACGGGAACGACGACGGTGCCGGCCGCTGTGACCTACAACAGCGCGGACAGGGTCGCGACGCTGAACCCCGACGCCGACCTGACCGCCGGTACGACCTACACGGCCACGATCAAGAGCGGTACCGCGGGAGTGAAGGACGCTGCCGGCAACGCGCTGGCCACGGACAGGACCTGGCAGTTCACCACGGCCGCAGCCGCGGGCGGCGGCACCGCCGAGACCGTGACGCTCACGGCCACCGCTGACAGCTATGTCTCCAGCGGGGCAACAGGGACGAACTTCGGTACAAGCACCACACTGGGTGTCGACGGCAGCCCGGTGGAAGCCAGCTACTTCAAGTTCGACCTCTCGGCCTACGCGGGCAGGACCCTGGAGAACGCGACACTGCAGCTGCGCAGCGCCGGGAGCGGATCCACGGGTACCCAGAATGTGAAGGTGGTGGCCAGTGACACCTGGACGGAGACCGCGATCACCTATGCCAACCGTCCGGCGATGGGCACCAGCATCGGCAGGCTCGGCCCGACAACCACCAACACCAACTACACCGTCCCGCTGACCGTCAGCGGCCTGACCGGTGAGCTCGGCCAGCAGCTCTCCCTTGGTCTGGACGCCACCAGTGGCGACGGCCTGGACCTCAACTCCAAGGAAGCCGGCAGCACAGCCGCCCCCAAGCTCGTCCTCACCCTTAGCGGTGCCGGCACCACCAGTGACACGGGCGGTGGTGATACGACAGCGCCGACGGTAACGGCCACGTCGCCGGCTGCCGAGACGACCGGCGTCGCCATGACGGCGAATGTGACCGGAACGTTCTCCGAGGCGATGGACACGGCCACGCTCACCTCGGACACGTTCGCGCTGAGGACGGGAACGACGACGGTGCCGGCCGAAGTGACGTATAACAGCACGGACAGGGTCGCGACGCTGAACCCCGACGCCGACCTGACCGCCGGTACGACCTACACGGCCACGATCAAGAGCGGTACCGCGGGAGTGAAGGACGCTGCCGGCAACGCGCTGGCCACGGACAGGACCTGGCAGTTCACCACGGCCGCAGCCGCGGGCGGCGGCACCGCCGAGACCGTGACGCTCACGGCCACCGCTGACAGCTATGTCTCCAGCGGGGCAACGGGGACGAACAACGGCACGAGTACCTTGCTGGGCGTGGACAATAGCCCGGTGGAGGTCACGTACCTGAAGTTCGACCTGTCCGCGTACGCGGGCAGGACACTGGAAAGCGCCACACTGCAACTGCGCAGCGCCGGAAGCGGATCCACAGGCACCCAGAACGTCAAACTCGTCACCACCGACACCTGGACCGAAACCGGAATCACCTACACCAACCGCCCAGCCCTCGGCACCAGCATCGGCAGACTCGGCCCGACAACTACCAACACCAACTACAACATTCCGCTCACCATCGCCGGCCTGACCGGTGAACTCGGCCAACAGCTCTCCCTTGGTCTGGACGCCAACAGCAGCGACGGCCTGGACCTCAACTCCAAAGAATCCAGCACCACAGCCGCACCCAAACTCGTCCTCACCCTGCGATAG